From a region of the Daphnia magna isolate NIES linkage group LG1, ASM2063170v1.1, whole genome shotgun sequence genome:
- the LOC123466522 gene encoding uncharacterized protein LOC123466522, whose translation MSTLNNLVVILLVSVSAVVARPTETSESVDGRQGYNLSNQGQQISGGFPGSAPGYPIGASFPTIPNVAPGSYPAGNSNTPLGPIAPFPAVPVASSASYPAGSNTRPAYGYDNAFPDQVNFSGADPNRNVAASVSAPIHNQASGLIPPNLSGISTSAFSSVFSNFKV comes from the exons ATGTCCACACTAAACAATTTG gTGGTTATCCTTTTGGTGTCCGTTTCGGCTGTTGTTGCCCGGCCAACTGAAACATCGGAATCTGTGGACGGACGTCAAGGTTACAACTTATCAAACCAAGGCCAGCAGATCTCAGGTGGATTTCCCGGCTCAGCACCGGGCTATCCAATCGGAGCCAGTTTCCCTACCATTCCAAACGTTGCTCCTGGATCGTATCCAGCCGGAAACAGCAACACTCCACTCGGACCGATTGCACCTTTCCCAGCCGTGCCCGTCGCATCCTCTGCATCGTATCCGGCTGGGAGCAATACTCGCCCGGCCTACGGATATGACAACGCATTTCCCGATCAAGTCAATTTTTCAGGTGCCGATCCGAACCGCAACGTTGCCGCTAGCGTCTCCGCCCCGATTCACAATCAAGCGAGTGGATTGATTCCACCCAACTTGTCCGGAATCTCAACCAGTGCCTTCTCATCCGTTTTCTCCAACTTCAAAGTTTAA
- the LOC116920861 gene encoding metacaspase-1 — MSPSFSTILMAVLAVIVGSMAAKDSTVSARSRYYHGGAYSQPDYYGGAAGSHGAVYPLANNQYGGGYVPVVQPTNYYGGSYGSHQHHQPTSPYGPSYQGSNNGFYGSPFPSTYGTNPAYGNSPY, encoded by the exons ATGTCTCCTTCATTCTCTACG ATTTTGATGGCCGTTTTGGCTGTGATCGTTGGCTCAATGGCGGCCAAAGATTCGACGGTGAGTGCCAGATCGCGTTATTATCACGGCGGAGCTTATAGCCAACCGGATTATTACGGAGGAGCTGCTGGAAGTCACGGTGCAGTTTACCCGTTGGCTAACAATCAATACGGCGGTGGTTACGTGCCCGTAGTTCAGCCAACAAACTATTACGGAGGGTCTTACGGTTCACATCAGCATCACCAACCAACGAGCCCTTACGGCCCTTCCTATCAAGGATCCAACAACGGATTTTACGGCTCGCCATTTCCTAGCACCTACGGAACGAATCCCGCGTACGGAAATTCACCATACTAA
- the LOC116920436 gene encoding uncharacterized protein LOC116920436: MDVNAGGEERVYSLEATLDSGLSSSSRVRLTNRIYVQTVTAMVSLEFSLVFTLVLAVVFAFPQPNSDDSAVAVSPEASAPSGEGESVDTRYRPVHRPYGYGGQQYGSNYYSNQQYQSHYSSQQYGHSYGHQNYGYGHQPYYGHDYYDRPNGYGYNRYPGYYYGRPQGLLGTVGNVLDGLLGLREGEKKQPTDGVVAPADAQPPAAAVDSAPASEIASGGDGVVFQ, encoded by the exons atggACGTGAATGCTGGGGGAGAGGAACGTGTATATAGTTTGGAGGCCACACTCGACTCGGGGCTCAGTTCAAGTTCACGCGTTCGTCTCACCAACAGGATATACGTTCAAACGGTGACAGCTATGGTTAGTCTCGagttttctttggttttcacG TTGGTGCTTGCGGTCGTTTTCGCTTTCCCTCAGCCGAATAGCGACGATTCAGCGGTTGCGGTTAGTCCCGAGGCTTCAGCTCCATCAGGGGAAGGCGAATCGGTCGACACGCGTTATCGACCTGTTCATCGTCCTTACG GTTACGGTGGCCAACAATATGGAAGTAATTATTACAGCAATCAACAATATCAAAGCCATTACAGCAGCCAACAGTACGGACATTCTTATGGTCATCAAAATTACGGATATGGACATCAGCCTTATTATGGCCACGATTATTACGATCGCCCTAACGGATACGGCTACAATC GATATCCCGGGTACTATTACGGAAGGCCGCAAGGCCTTCTGGGCACTGTAGGCAACGTGTTGGATGGACTTTTGGGTTTGCGTGAAGGTGAAAAGAAACAACCGACCGATGGCGTCGTTGCTCCCGCCGACGCACAGCCTCCGGCGGCTGCCGTGGACTCCGCACCAGCTTCAGAAATCGCCAGCGGTGGCGATGGAGTCGTTTTCCAGTGA
- the LOC116920817 gene encoding glycine-rich cell wall structural protein — MSRILMLMLLVGVTVAFPYPQDAAVPADVVAPVDGGPAPGEEKVDERFFLLRPSYGGHGHGHGHHHHGGYAGYGNQYNRYPTYGGYGGHGGYGGHGGYGLGWREGQKPGEAAPDAAAVPVDAAAAPASGQVTFE, encoded by the exons ATGTCTCGAATTCTGATG TTGATGCTGTTGGTGGGTGTAACTGTTGCCTTCCCTTATCCGCAAGATGCCGCCGTTCCCGCTGATGTAGTTGCTCCCGTCGACGGTGGCCCTGCTCCTGGCGAAGAAAAGGTGGACGAACGTTTCTTCCTATTGCGTCCTTCGTACGGCGGCCATGGACACGGCCATGGACACCATCATCATGGCGGCTACGCCGGATACGGAAACCAATATAACA GATACCCAACGTACGGAGGTTATGGTGGCCACGGAGGTTATGGTGGTCACGGAGGTTACGGGCTCGGCTGGCGTGAGGGACAGAAACCCGGAGAAGCCGCTCCTGATGCTGCAGCCGTGCCCGTTGATGCCGCAGCAGCTCCCGCCAGCGGACAAGTTACCTTcgaatag
- the LOC123473815 gene encoding serine/threonine-protein kinase/endoribonuclease IRE1-like → MATEEQPKSEEHLPFQGKTLECKNQFFVGGILLFDGYWRGEENGNADAELERVKLKAPNLKKQVAIRRIKNEDCLDGWTVAADKLICLNHNNILRVFGYEEDVANGWRYFALEPYSATLYEYCDYEYNGPMPNESQVLYQITNGVSYLHGKGIVHGDLNPLNVVIAAQSRPVRMKISDFGLSKFSYSKQLSQKMKEGEIPFEMELCLRKYWYCYWSWTLSKKTDSLKGIKDASEDVIAAGCILFYYLKRGKHLFGNDFESILINLKEKNPVNLPGLGKNHLGENHFAYEPIKNMINPPGKGFNWLHIANEKFKEALSRKSRISVSCIVLVIIF, encoded by the exons ATGGCAACCGAGGAACAACCCAAGTCAGAAGAGCATCTTCCGTTTCAGGGGAAAACATTGGAGTGCAAAAACCAGTTTTTCGTTGGAGGTATTTTACTATTTGACGGATATTGGAGGGGCGAGGAAAATGGAAATGCAGATGCTGAATTGGAACGCGTGAAATTAAAGGCCCCTAatctaaaaaaacaagttgcgataagaagaattaaaaatgaagactGCCTTGATGGGTGGACAGTTGCGGCCGACAAACTCATTTGCCTCAATCACAACAATATCCTACGAGTTTTCGGTTATGAGGAGGACGTGGCCAATGGATggag GTATTTTGCTCTGGAACCTTATAGTGCCACGTTATACGAATATTGCGATTACGAGTACAATGGACCGATGCCAAACGAATCGCAAGTTCTTTATCAAATTACCAACGGCGTCAGCTATCTGCATGGCAAAGGAATCGTACATGGCGATTTAAATCCGTTAAACGTCGTCATTGCTGCCCAGTCCCGTCCTGTGCGCAtgaaaatttcagattttggATTGAGCAAATTCAGTTACAGCAAACAGCTGTCGCAGAAGATGAAAGAAGGAGAAATACCTTTTGAGATGGAACTCTGTCTGAGAAAGTATTGGTATTGTTATTGGTCTTGGACACTGTCAAAGAAAACTGACTCCCTGAAAGGCATCAAAGACGCCAGCGAAGATGTTATTGCAGCTGgatgcattttgttttattatctAAAGCGTGGCAAACACCTTTTTGGTAATGACTTTGAGTCAATCTTGATAAACCTCAAGGAAAAGAATCCAGTCAATTTACCAG GATTGGGTAAAAATCATTTAGGTGAAAATCACTTTGCGTACGAGCCCATCAAAAATATGATAAATCCCCCAGGAAAAGGATTCAATTGGTTGCACATAGCCAATGAGAAATTTAAAGAAGCCCTTTCACGCAAGTCAAGAATTTCCGTTTCGTGTATAGTCTTAGTAATCATTTTCTAA
- the LOC116936134 gene encoding F-box-like/WD repeat-containing protein TBL1XR1-A, which yields MSLHGKYSIRFHPTKLIVACADNKELIFYTAENSSIPFSNWRKEVRCLPLNLVGKRVKAPEWNINGTQLAFGVGDGTLVVWSYPKCEILFQRSIYVRFDYRPLMEWNPTRPNLFATFLCDENQVLLCDSSVGDVITTIDSEGVRAVNWISENRIAVSSFRRTIQIFEIDENNLTINRLVKEFRNGYGCHYLEWNERTQYLASVGGGRINIWSMDHDTPIYSMKTLEVDEIHSFAWRPCIGNGEEKDGIEMARKSVKNFFFAYASISNGVFIWNPLESEQQPRRLSEDTDIGTVAFSSDGRFLAAGSRGKLMIWSAEDWEQIDTHSKCNDEITDFSWLCTKTSTNLYENKLIVNHGYGPIAVLEYAFEESEVSDSANQILTESN from the exons ATGTCGTTACACGGGAAGTATAGCATCCGTTTCCACCCCACTAAACTGATTGTTGCTTGTGCCGATAACAAAGAGTTAATATTTTACACTGCAGAAAATTCGTCTATTCCGTTTTCCAATTGGAGAAAGGAAGTCAGATGTCTACCTCTAAACCTCGTTGGGAAAAGAGTGAAAGCTCCTGAGTGGAAT ATTAACGGGACACAACTAGCTTTTGGAGTTGGTGACGGTACTCTCGTCGTATGGAGTTACCCAAAGTGCGAAATTCTCTTCCAAAGGAGCATTTATGTTCGTTTCGATTACCGTCCACTTATGGAATGGAATCCAACCAGGCCCAACTTGTTCGCTACTTTTCTTTGT GACGAGAATCAAGTGTTGTTATGTGATTCATCCGTTGGCGACGTCATCACCACAATTGACAGTGAAGGCGTTAGGGCTGTGAATTGGATCTCTGAAAATCGTATCGCCGTCTCTTCTTTTAGAAGAACGATTCAGATTTTTGAAATAGatgaaaacaatttgacaataaATCGACTCGTTAAAGAATTCAGAAATGGATACGGTTGTCATTATCTGGAATGGAATGAAAGGACCCAATATTTAGCCAGTGTTGGTGGTGGCCGGATCAAT ATTTGGTCCATGGATCATGACACACCAATTTATAGCATGAAGACTCTTGAAGTGGACGAAATTCACTCATTTGCTTGGCGTCCGTGCATAGGAAATGGGGAAGAAAAGGACGGAATCGAAATGGCAAGGAAATCCgttaaaaacttcttttttgcttA TGCATCGATCTCCAATGGCGTTTTTATTTGGAATCCCCTGGAAAGTGAACAACAGCCGCGACGTCTTTCAGAAGATACAGACATAGGAACGGTCGCCTTTTCATCGGACGGTCGATTTCTTGCAGCCGGAAGCCGTGGGAAATTAATGATTTGGTCAGCGGAG gaTTGGGAACAAATTGACACCCACTCGAAATGTAATGACGAAATAACGGATTTCTCTTGGCTTTGCACTAAAACATCTACAAACCTTTACGAGAATAAATTAATAGTCAATCATGGATATGGG CCCATTGCCGTACTTGAATACGCGTTCGAAGAAAGTGAAGTTTCTGATTCAGCCAATCAAATATTAACAGAATCCAATTAG
- the LOC116936133 gene encoding lactosylceramide 1,3-N-acetyl-beta-D-glucosaminyltransferase has product MELGIITAILVIMCHVADFQMLPNQTDYIVKILNEERKVLYNYAVPYLHDNPYPGVEKYTHYEMARLGMLPLVNVKPLIPKLGPIINDVTSFKYPITVSSCKRNPTSRSVFIAVISATENVLNREKIRKTWKNHVSVVVGKGLLSVARFVFVLGRSSDSLLQGKIRGESTFLRDILQLDILDFYRNLPFKMAGLLNWMNINCPKISFLLKVDDDVYVNVHNVAKMVESYHQTGKFSMFGRSQNYGFPPDRLNNFGPARDPNRYQITLEAWPWHTYPDYIIGPVYMIHGSSILPLLAAMQTTPVNPFEDVYVTGICSEKAGIKVLF; this is encoded by the exons ATGGAACTGGGGATCATAACGGCCATATTGGTTATTATGTGTCACGTAGCTGACTTTCAAATGCTGCCAAATCAGACGGATTATATCGTTAAAATCCTCAATGAAGAAAGGAAAGTTCTGTACAATTACGCAGTTCCATATTTGCATGATAATCCATATCCAGGAGTGGAAAAGTATACGCACTACGAAATGGCTCGTTTAGGGATGCTGCCATTAGTGAATGTCAAACCACTCATTCCTAAACTGGGCCCAATCATCAACGACGTCACCTCTTTCAAATACCCCATCACCGTTTCATCGTGTAAAAGGAACCCAACTAgtcgcagtgtattcatagCTGTCATTTCGGCAACAGAAAATGTTCTGAATAGGGAAAAAATCCGTAAAACATGGAAAAACCACGTCTCCGTTGTTGTTGGCAAAGGTTTGCTGAGCGTGGCCCgttttgtctttgttttaGGAAGGTCGAGCGACAGTCTGTTGCAGGGCAAAATTCGAGGGGAGAGCACGTTTCTTAGAGATATCCTTCAGTTAGACATTTTGGACTTTTACAGAAATTTACCTTTTAAAATGGCAGGATTGCTGAACTGGATGAACATCAATTGCCCGAAAATTAGCTTTTTGCTGAAAGTTGATGATGATGTCTACGTCAACGTGCACAATGTTGCAAAGATGGTTGAATCCTACCACCAAACGGGCAAGTTCTCTATGTTTGGTCGCAGTCAGAATTATGGATTCCCTCCTGATCGCTTAAACAATTTTGGACCAGCAAGAG ATCCAAATCGGTATCAAATAACATTGGAAGCTTGGCCGTGGCATACGTATCCTGATTACATAATCGGGCCAGTCTATATGATACACGGCAGCTCAATCCTTCCCTTATTAGCCGCTATGCAGACGACGCCCGTGAATCCTTTCGAGGATGTTTACGTGACGGGAATTTGTTCAGAAAAAGCTGGGATTAAAGTCCTTTTTTAG
- the LOC123473727 gene encoding uncharacterized protein LOC123473727 isoform X2: MKSMRSELVPRLTVIVLFLLLLIGGIGLTEAIDCGRCVCTKNVATGYQNVLCLGIPFTEIKSIFAGNTGFVDINRFDVVPEVCDSIIPANLLGNHRARIIHLASCGINPMEIHSDAFKTSMRTTEEFTSFVCDVGKLTWSFLNGFTSLNFLQLEGVTKIQSLGSLPSLPSLKRFTITNCQGFAPLSFPGTSLTGLQTLIMTDNGAELTNEKLDSILATLVNAKSFQVLKLTNNTGMSRIPSALSVLSALHTLDLSLCSIPIVSSSSLSFTAPAVKALNLEKTSLSTIVDNTFNNRYYGNAKVLLDGNNLQEFRSSIYFKILVDMKTATTGEIGSLSVTNNPIKCDDCQLAWLIRDSRELLPFVNGACSNGTNFRDLIPSWYDDQSCDTLTTTPLPTTLTSISTSIEPTSTVTTEQTTSTGTQSSSEMSSTSTVNPSESTSTAALPSISSTGSGSTNISTLAPPDAESYDTLFYILYGILGGIGLILIIGFVYLGWMLARRRKARARSSDVSSLNSSIAPGLHPVPDPLAVNHRASYAPMNEPVPPRTASNNFNQHPTGKQYHKATATIITPYRPTSSAHQPPTAEQSGRVRGLKRVQF, encoded by the exons ATGAAATCGATGAGATCAGAACTCGTTCCTAGACTTACAGTAATCGTACTCTTC CTCCTATTGCTGATTGGTGGCATCGGCCTGACGGAAGCGATCGACTGTGGCCGTTGCGTATGCACCAAGAATGTTGCTACCGGGTATCAGAATGTCCTTTGTCTTGGAATTCCGTTCACAGAAATCAAGTCGATATTCGCTGGAAACACTGGATTTGTCGATATCAATCGGTTCGATGTCGTCCCAGAAGTGTGTGATTCCATAATCCCAGCGAATTTGCTGGGCAACCATCGTGCACGGATCATTCACCTGGCCAGTTGCGGAATAAATCCCATGGAAATCCATTCTGATGCTTTCAAGACATCAATGAGAACTACAGAAGAATTTACCAGTTTTGTTTGCGATGTTGGCAAGTTGACGTGGTCTTTCCTCAATGGATTTACTAGTCTGAATTTCCTACAACTGGAAGGTGTCACTAAAATTCAATCACTGGGATCTCTTCCATCACTTCCCAGCCTTAAACGGTTCACTATTACCAACTGCCAAGGATTTGCACCTCTGAGTTTCCCGGGGACGTCGTTGACTGGATTGCAGACTCTCATCATGACCGATAATGGCGCAGAACTGACGAATGAAAAGCTCGATTCCATCCTGGCGACATTGGTTAATGCCAAAAGTTTCCAAGTGTTAAAATTGACAAATAATACGGGTATGAGCCGCATCCCGAGCGCATTATCTGTGCTATCCGCTTTACATACGCTGGATCTTTCACTGTGTTCGATTCCGATAGTGTCATCAAGTTCCCTTTCCTTCACCGCTCCGGCCGTCAAAGCGCTAAACCTTGAAAAAACTTCATTATCAACCATCGTTGACAATACGTTTAACAATA GATATTACGGGAATGCAAAAGTCCTCCTCGACGGCAACAACTTGCAAGAATTCCGTTCATCCATCTACTTCAAAATCCTGGTGGATATGAAGACTGCAACGACCGGAGAGATTGGCAGCCTCTCAGTCACAAACA ATCCAATCAAATGTGACGATTGTCAACTAGCCTGGCTCATTCGCGATTCTCGAGAATTGCTTCCATTCGTTAACGGTGCCTGCTCTAACGGGACGAATTTTAGGGATCTCATTCCTAGTTGGTACGACGACCAATCCTGCGATACCCTCACTACCACGCCACTACCGACAACGCTGACGTCGATCTCTACGTCTATCGAACCAACATCTACGGTAACTACTGAACAAACAACTTCCACCGGAACGCAGTCGAGTAGTGAAATGTCTTCAACGTCTACTGTTAATCCGAGTGAAAGTACTAGCACTGCAG CATTGCCATCAATTTCGTCGACTGGGTCCGGATCCACAAACATCTCTACACTAGCCCCACCTGACGCAGAGAGCTACGACACCTTATTTTACATTCTCTACGGCATCTTGGGTGGTATTGGCTTGATTTTAATCATCGGTTTCGTCTATCTAGGCTGGATGCTCGCCAG GAGACGAAAGGCAAGGGCAAGAAGCAGCGACGTCTCTTCCCTCAACTCTTCCATCGCTCCTGGGTTGCATCCCGTTCCGGACCCGCTAGCAGTAAATCATCGTGCGTCATACGCCCCGATGAATGAGCCTGTTCCGCCACGTACCGCTTCCAATAACTTTAA TCAACATCCGACTGGAAAACAGTATCATAAAGCTACAGCTACCATTATCACGCCTTATCGTCCAACATCTTCAGCACACCAACCCCCAACGGCCGAACAAAGTGGTCGAGTACGAGGACTGAAACGAGTTCAGTTTTAA
- the LOC123473727 gene encoding uncharacterized protein LOC123473727 isoform X3, whose product MKSMRSELVPRLTVIVLFLLLLIGGIGLTEAIDCGRCVCTKNVATGYQNVLCLGIPFTEIKSIFAGNTGFVDINRFDVVPEVCDSIIPANLLGNHRARIIHLASCGINPMEIHSDAFKTSMRTTEEFTSFVCDVGKLTWSFLNGFTSLNFLQLEGVTKIQSLGSLPSLPSLKRFTITNCQGFAPLSFPGTSLTGLQTLIMTDNGAELTNEKLDSILATLVNAKSFQVLKLTNNTGMSRIPSALSVLSALHTLDLSLCSIPIVSSSSLSFTAPAVKALNLEKTSLSTIVDNTFNNRYYGNAKVLLDGNNLQEFRSSIYFKILVDMKTATTGEIGSLSVTNNPIKCDDCQLAWLIRDSRELLPFVNGACSNGTNFRDLIPSWYDDQSCDTLTTTPLPTTLTSISTSIEPTSTSESTSTAALPSISSTGSGSTNISTLAPPDAESYDTLFYILYGILGGIGLILIIGFVYLGWMLARRRKARARSSDVSSLNSSIAPGLHPVPDPLAVNHRASYAPMNEPVPPRTASNNFNQHPTGKQYHKATATIITPYRPTSSAHQPPTAEQSGRVRGLKRVQF is encoded by the exons ATGAAATCGATGAGATCAGAACTCGTTCCTAGACTTACAGTAATCGTACTCTTC CTCCTATTGCTGATTGGTGGCATCGGCCTGACGGAAGCGATCGACTGTGGCCGTTGCGTATGCACCAAGAATGTTGCTACCGGGTATCAGAATGTCCTTTGTCTTGGAATTCCGTTCACAGAAATCAAGTCGATATTCGCTGGAAACACTGGATTTGTCGATATCAATCGGTTCGATGTCGTCCCAGAAGTGTGTGATTCCATAATCCCAGCGAATTTGCTGGGCAACCATCGTGCACGGATCATTCACCTGGCCAGTTGCGGAATAAATCCCATGGAAATCCATTCTGATGCTTTCAAGACATCAATGAGAACTACAGAAGAATTTACCAGTTTTGTTTGCGATGTTGGCAAGTTGACGTGGTCTTTCCTCAATGGATTTACTAGTCTGAATTTCCTACAACTGGAAGGTGTCACTAAAATTCAATCACTGGGATCTCTTCCATCACTTCCCAGCCTTAAACGGTTCACTATTACCAACTGCCAAGGATTTGCACCTCTGAGTTTCCCGGGGACGTCGTTGACTGGATTGCAGACTCTCATCATGACCGATAATGGCGCAGAACTGACGAATGAAAAGCTCGATTCCATCCTGGCGACATTGGTTAATGCCAAAAGTTTCCAAGTGTTAAAATTGACAAATAATACGGGTATGAGCCGCATCCCGAGCGCATTATCTGTGCTATCCGCTTTACATACGCTGGATCTTTCACTGTGTTCGATTCCGATAGTGTCATCAAGTTCCCTTTCCTTCACCGCTCCGGCCGTCAAAGCGCTAAACCTTGAAAAAACTTCATTATCAACCATCGTTGACAATACGTTTAACAATA GATATTACGGGAATGCAAAAGTCCTCCTCGACGGCAACAACTTGCAAGAATTCCGTTCATCCATCTACTTCAAAATCCTGGTGGATATGAAGACTGCAACGACCGGAGAGATTGGCAGCCTCTCAGTCACAAACA ATCCAATCAAATGTGACGATTGTCAACTAGCCTGGCTCATTCGCGATTCTCGAGAATTGCTTCCATTCGTTAACGGTGCCTGCTCTAACGGGACGAATTTTAGGGATCTCATTCCTAGTTGGTACGACGACCAATCCTGCGATACCCTCACTACCACGCCACTACCGACAACGCTGACGTCGATCTCTACGTCTATCGAACCAACATCTA CGAGTGAAAGTACTAGCACTGCAG CATTGCCATCAATTTCGTCGACTGGGTCCGGATCCACAAACATCTCTACACTAGCCCCACCTGACGCAGAGAGCTACGACACCTTATTTTACATTCTCTACGGCATCTTGGGTGGTATTGGCTTGATTTTAATCATCGGTTTCGTCTATCTAGGCTGGATGCTCGCCAG GAGACGAAAGGCAAGGGCAAGAAGCAGCGACGTCTCTTCCCTCAACTCTTCCATCGCTCCTGGGTTGCATCCCGTTCCGGACCCGCTAGCAGTAAATCATCGTGCGTCATACGCCCCGATGAATGAGCCTGTTCCGCCACGTACCGCTTCCAATAACTTTAA TCAACATCCGACTGGAAAACAGTATCATAAAGCTACAGCTACCATTATCACGCCTTATCGTCCAACATCTTCAGCACACCAACCCCCAACGGCCGAACAAAGTGGTCGAGTACGAGGACTGAAACGAGTTCAGTTTTAA
- the LOC123473727 gene encoding flocculation protein FLO11-like isoform X1, with product MKSMRSELVPRLTVIVLFLLLLIGGIGLTEAIDCGRCVCTKNVATGYQNVLCLGIPFTEIKSIFAGNTGFVDINRFDVVPEVCDSIIPANLLGNHRARIIHLASCGINPMEIHSDAFKTSMRTTEEFTSFVCDVGKLTWSFLNGFTSLNFLQLEGVTKIQSLGSLPSLPSLKRFTITNCQGFAPLSFPGTSLTGLQTLIMTDNGAELTNEKLDSILATLVNAKSFQVLKLTNNTGMSRIPSALSVLSALHTLDLSLCSIPIVSSSSLSFTAPAVKALNLEKTSLSTIVDNTFNNRYYGNAKVLLDGNNLQEFRSSIYFKILVDMKTATTGEIGSLSVTNNPIKCDDCQLAWLIRDSRELLPFVNGACSNGTNFRDLIPSWYDDQSCDTLTTTPLPTTLTSISTSIEPTSTSESTSTAATIDPVSTTASPTSTMTTESPTSVTTQSGSQVYPTSTGNTGGSTGLGETTSSTIGVQTTTTSRPTSGATLPSISSTGSGSTNISTLAPPDAESYDTLFYILYGILGGIGLILIIGFVYLGWMLARRRKARARSSDVSSLNSSIAPGLHPVPDPLAVNHRASYAPMNEPVPPRTASNNFNQHPTGKQYHKATATIITPYRPTSSAHQPPTAEQSGRVRGLKRVQF from the exons ATGAAATCGATGAGATCAGAACTCGTTCCTAGACTTACAGTAATCGTACTCTTC CTCCTATTGCTGATTGGTGGCATCGGCCTGACGGAAGCGATCGACTGTGGCCGTTGCGTATGCACCAAGAATGTTGCTACCGGGTATCAGAATGTCCTTTGTCTTGGAATTCCGTTCACAGAAATCAAGTCGATATTCGCTGGAAACACTGGATTTGTCGATATCAATCGGTTCGATGTCGTCCCAGAAGTGTGTGATTCCATAATCCCAGCGAATTTGCTGGGCAACCATCGTGCACGGATCATTCACCTGGCCAGTTGCGGAATAAATCCCATGGAAATCCATTCTGATGCTTTCAAGACATCAATGAGAACTACAGAAGAATTTACCAGTTTTGTTTGCGATGTTGGCAAGTTGACGTGGTCTTTCCTCAATGGATTTACTAGTCTGAATTTCCTACAACTGGAAGGTGTCACTAAAATTCAATCACTGGGATCTCTTCCATCACTTCCCAGCCTTAAACGGTTCACTATTACCAACTGCCAAGGATTTGCACCTCTGAGTTTCCCGGGGACGTCGTTGACTGGATTGCAGACTCTCATCATGACCGATAATGGCGCAGAACTGACGAATGAAAAGCTCGATTCCATCCTGGCGACATTGGTTAATGCCAAAAGTTTCCAAGTGTTAAAATTGACAAATAATACGGGTATGAGCCGCATCCCGAGCGCATTATCTGTGCTATCCGCTTTACATACGCTGGATCTTTCACTGTGTTCGATTCCGATAGTGTCATCAAGTTCCCTTTCCTTCACCGCTCCGGCCGTCAAAGCGCTAAACCTTGAAAAAACTTCATTATCAACCATCGTTGACAATACGTTTAACAATA GATATTACGGGAATGCAAAAGTCCTCCTCGACGGCAACAACTTGCAAGAATTCCGTTCATCCATCTACTTCAAAATCCTGGTGGATATGAAGACTGCAACGACCGGAGAGATTGGCAGCCTCTCAGTCACAAACA ATCCAATCAAATGTGACGATTGTCAACTAGCCTGGCTCATTCGCGATTCTCGAGAATTGCTTCCATTCGTTAACGGTGCCTGCTCTAACGGGACGAATTTTAGGGATCTCATTCCTAGTTGGTACGACGACCAATCCTGCGATACCCTCACTACCACGCCACTACCGACAACGCTGACGTCGATCTCTACGTCTATCGAACCAACATCTA CGAGTGAAAGTACTAGCACTGCAGCAACCATCGATCCCGTGTCAACGACTGCGTCCCCGACATCTACCATGACTACTGAATCGCCAACATCCGTTACAACACAGTCAGGTAGTCAAGTGTATCCAACGTCTACTGGTAATACGGGTGGAAGTACTGGCCTTGGGGAAACTACCTCGTCGACGATAGGGGTTCAGACAACGACGACGAGCAGGCCTACCAGCGGCGCAACATTGCCATCAATTTCGTCGACTGGGTCCGGATCCACAAACATCTCTACACTAGCCCCACCTGACGCAGAGAGCTACGACACCTTATTTTACATTCTCTACGGCATCTTGGGTGGTATTGGCTTGATTTTAATCATCGGTTTCGTCTATCTAGGCTGGATGCTCGCCAG GAGACGAAAGGCAAGGGCAAGAAGCAGCGACGTCTCTTCCCTCAACTCTTCCATCGCTCCTGGGTTGCATCCCGTTCCGGACCCGCTAGCAGTAAATCATCGTGCGTCATACGCCCCGATGAATGAGCCTGTTCCGCCACGTACCGCTTCCAATAACTTTAA TCAACATCCGACTGGAAAACAGTATCATAAAGCTACAGCTACCATTATCACGCCTTATCGTCCAACATCTTCAGCACACCAACCCCCAACGGCCGAACAAAGTGGTCGAGTACGAGGACTGAAACGAGTTCAGTTTTAA